In one window of Camelina sativa cultivar DH55 chromosome 15, Cs, whole genome shotgun sequence DNA:
- the LOC104744423 gene encoding putative F-box protein At1g77650: MLWQYVSMKGNMYWLAKLRSARSYSQMFIQSFDFSKETFKPLTCSSNFPVKIEMDLVHHEPLDLFVLSSFGGDRLSLLHQHRVGHDDTPRIEVWVTNKVTDAAAAVSWTKYFNVTHPHLPILNPRAYAHSIPTYFIHDKTNGGGGGLMLWCDKLLVQEEDKDDVQIKDDDIACPSFYEISEGGEIKNQVETGPLWYARGRSTYRCGSLYVPSLVPLPE, from the coding sequence ATGTTGTGGCAGTATGTGTCTATGAAGGGAAACATGTATTGGCTTGCTAAACTCAGGAGTGCGCGGAGTTACTCCCAAATGTTCATCCAAAGTTTCGATTTCTCCAAAGAGACATTCAAGCCCTTAACATGTTCTTCTAATTTCCCCGTTAAGATTGAGATGGATCTGGTCCACCACGAGCCTCTTGATTTATTTGTCTTGTCAAGCTTCGGAGGAGATAGGCTTTCTTTATTGCATCAACACCGCGTTGGACACGACGACACCCCAAGGATCGAGGTTTGGGTCACAAACAAGGTGActgatgctgctgctgctgtctCATGGACTAAGTATTTTAATGTGACTCACCCTCATCTCCCTATATTGAATCCCCGTGCCTACGCTCACAGTATTCCCACATACTTTATCCACGACAAGAccaatggtggtggtggtggtctcATGTTATGGTGCGATAAACTTCTTGTCCAAGAGGAGGATAAAGATGATGTACAAATAAAGGATGATGATATTGCTTGTCCCAGCTTTTACGAAATTAGTGAGGGAGGTGAGATCAAAAACCAAGTTGAGACAGGACCACTGTGGTATGCACGTGGCCGTAGCACTTATAGATGTGGCAGTCTTTACGTTCCGAGTCTTGTTCCTCTTCCAGAATAA
- the LOC104744422 gene encoding putative metallophosphoesterase At3g03305 isoform X2 encodes MESIGDDDLLRSKTVSHRRRISFTILLLLISFTTRVSGSIDESGRRVIEARTGQDLIWVVQLSDLHFSVHHPERAIDFKNIVGPALSLINPSLVLITGDLTDGKSKDMLTMKLNEDEWLEYESVMQDVVKRSGLNKSIFYDLRGNHDNFGVPAVGSSTDFFSKYSINGQMGRKGNVNAITVETSERKHLFVGVDTTMHIGLRGPTNLFGHPTDELLSSLDSHLSQWDNQSAKPVAKISFGHFPLSFTALSRSQKSLKDVFLKHSISAYLCGHLHTKFGKNLKRHHHSGGISLSDNDLFQLNMRQSSAESTSNCSFGALPAADFWEWEMGDWRKSRAMRIMAIDRGHVSYVDLDFKSRSQKTIILPTFPLDSRFMSTSFARHKYECQHMISSSYDTIRAIVFSHSLVVEVVAKVYDSSPGFDNLVMEAPMRKQGGDTSSGATFFSVPWNYRAFEDPLPDRFWLQIEVTDIRGRLTLSEMRPFSINGLSSKVSWTWNEFRVMGCQYAALYYPILWSALYMLLLVFLVPKCMIIVFKKQYTLKKFIAKKGPITLVLWILQDLCRMPVVWFGYTAYLLYLIFFPWFSGEVFTDSGNRTYMTIMGWVVSSSGADKKHEYIGQPDVMVLVIPHVIFVVIPSVVVVCCLVAEREMYKDHIRTVSGKKEDDHVHDWGRKKRSQRRSLLFSNRRLFRKSLLVASLALYWKHFKNCWAIARAYEMNVVHYPGYSLVVPLLLLYVIWKTHKVP; translated from the exons ATGGAATCGATCGGCGACGACGATTTGCTCAGAAGCAAAACAGTTTCCCATCGGAGAAGAATCTCGTTTACGATTCTTCTTCTGCTAATCTCGTTTACTACAAGGGTCTCTGGTTCGATTGACGAATCTGGAAGAAGAGTGATTGAAGCGAGAACTGGGCAAGACTTGATTTGGGTTGTTCAGCTTTCCGATCTTCATTTCAGTGTTCATCATCCCGAAAGAGccattgatttcaaaaacattGTTGGTCCTGCTCTGTCTCTTATCAACCCTTCTCTCGTCCTAATCACCGGTGATCTCACAG ATGGGAAAAGCAAAGACATGCTAACAATGAAGCTAAATGAAGATGAGTGGTTAGAATACGAGAGTGTGATGCAAGATGTTGTCAAAAGAAGTGGGCTGAATAAGAGCATATTCTATGATCTTAGGGGTAACCATGACAACTTTGGTGTTCCCGCTGTTGGTTCATCTACTGATTTCTTCTCCAAGTATAGCATCAATGGACAGATGGGAAGGAAAGGAAATGTTAACGCCATTACTGTTGAG ACTAGCGAACGTAAACATCTGTTTGTTGGTGTTGACACCACAATGCATATTGGATTACGTGGCCCGACAAATCTCTTTGGGCATCCAACTGATGAGCTTTTGAGCTCACTCGACTCACACCTATCGCAATGGGATAACCAGTCAGCAAAACCTGTGGCAAAAATATCGTTTGGGCATTTCCCGTTGTCATTCACAGCGCTGTCACGTTCTCAAAAGAGCCTTAAAGATGTTTTTCTGAAGCACTCCATCTCAGCTTATTTGTGTGGCCATCTACACACAAAGTTTGGCAAGAATCTTAAAAGACATCATCACTCTGGTGGTATCAGTTTATCAGATAATGACTTGTTTCAGCTGAATATGAGGCAGAGTAGTGCTGAAAGTACTTCCAACTGCTCATTTGGAGCCTTGCCAGCTGCAGACTTCTGGGAATGGGAGATGGGTGACTGGAGAAAAAGCAGGGCAATGCGGATCATGGCCATTGATAGGGGCCATGTTTCATACGTTGATCTTGACTTCAAGTCAAGATCTCAGAAGACTATCATATTACCGACCTTTCCGTTGGATTCACGTTTTATGTCAACATCCTTTGCACGTCACAAATATGAATGCCAACATATGATCTCATCATCCTATGACACAATAAGAGCCATTGTGTTTTCTCATTCCCTGGTTGTGGAAGTTGTAGCTAAAGTTTATGACTCGAGCCCTGGATTTGACAATCTGGTCATGGAAGCTCCAATGAGAAAACAAGGAGGTGACACTTCTTCCGGGGCAACATTCTTTTCAGTTCCATGGAATTATAGGGCCTTTGAAGATCCCTTGCCTGATAGATTTTGGCTGCAGATAGAAGTCACTGACATCAGAGGCAGATTAACTTTATCAGAAATGCGACCATTTTCTATCAATGGTCTAAGCTCTAAAGTCTCATGGACATGGAATGAGTTTCGTGTCATGGGATGCCAATATGCGGCATTATATTACCCGATTCTTTGGTCTGCTCTATATATGTTGTTACTCGTATTTCTTGTCCCCAAATGCATGATCATAGTTTTCAAGAAGCAGTACACTCTCAAGAAGTTTATTGCGAAGAAGGGACCAATTACACTTGTACTGTGGATTCTCCAAGACCTCTGCAGAATGCCTGTGGTATGGTTCGGTTACACGGCATACCTGTTGTATCTCATATTCTTTCCTTGGTTCTCTGGTGAAGTGTTTACTGATTCGGGGAACAGAACATACATGACTATTATGGGATGGGTGGTCAGTAGCTCAG GCGCAGATAAGAAACATGAATACATTGGACAACCCGATGTAATGGTACTGGTGATACCACATGTGATCTTTGTTGTTATCCCCAGTGTCGTGGTTGTGTGTTGTCTGGTTGCCGAGAGAGAAATGTACAAAGATCACATTCGTACCGTCTCTGGCAAGAAAGAGGATGACCATGTCCATGACTggggaaggaagaagagatcacaACGCCGGTCGCTGCTGTTCTCTAACAGAAGACTGTTTCGAAAATCGCTTTTGGTGGCTTCGTTGGCTCTATATTGGAAACATTTCAAG AATTGCTGGGCTATAGCTAGAGCATATGAGATGAATGTGGTTCATTATCCAGGTTACAGCCTTGTAGTTCCTTTATTGCTACTCTATGTTATCTGGAAAACACATAAAGTTCCATGA
- the LOC104744422 gene encoding putative metallophosphoesterase At3g03305 isoform X1, whose protein sequence is MESIGDDDLLRSKTVSHRRRISFTILLLLISFTTRVSGSIDESGRRVIEARTGQDLIWVVQLSDLHFSVHHPERAIDFKNIVGPALSLINPSLVLITGDLTDGKSKDMLTMKLNEDEWLEYESVMQDVVKRSGLNKSIFYDLRGNHDNFGVPAVGSSTDFFSKYSINGQMGRKGNVNAITVETSERKHLFVGVDTTMHIGLRGPTNLFGHPTDELLSSLDSHLSQWDNQSAKPVAKISFGHFPLSFTALSRSQKSLKDVFLKHSISAYLCGHLHTKFGKNLKRHHHSGGISLSDNDLFQLNMRQSSAESTSNCSFGALPAADFWEWEMGDWRKSRAMRIMAIDRGHVSYVDLDFKSRSQKTIILPTFPLDSRFMSTSFARHKYECQHMISSSYDTIRAIVFSHSLVVEVVAKVYDSSPGFDNLVMEAPMRKQGGDTSSGATFFSVPWNYRAFEDPLPDRFWLQIEVTDIRGRLTLSEMRPFSINGLSSKVSWTWNEFRVMGCQYAALYYPILWSALYMLLLVFLVPKCMIIVFKKQYTLKKFIAKKGPITLVLWILQDLCRMPVVWFGYTAYLLYLIFFPWFSGEVFTDSGNRTYMTIMGWVVSSSGADKKHEYIGQPDVMVLVIPHVIFVVIPSVVVVCCLVAEREMYKDHIRTVSGKKEDDHVHDWGRKKRSQRRSLLFSNRRLFRKSLLVASLALYWKHFKNCWAIARAYEMNVVHYPGYSLVVPLLLLYVIWKTHKVP, encoded by the exons ATGGAATCGATCGGCGACGACGATTTGCTCAGAAGCAAAACAGTTTCCCATCGGAGAAGAATCTCGTTTACGATTCTTCTTCTGCTAATCTCGTTTACTACAAGGGTCTCTGGTTCGATTGACGAATCTGGAAGAAGAGTGATTGAAGCGAGAACTGGGCAAGACTTGATTTGGGTTGTTCAGCTTTCCGATCTTCATTTCAGTGTTCATCATCCCGAAAGAGccattgatttcaaaaacattGTTGGTCCTGCTCTGTCTCTTATCAACCCTTCTCTCGTCCTAATCACCGGTGATCTCACAG ATGGGAAAAGCAAAGACATGCTAACAATGAAGCTAAATGAAGATGAGTGGTTAGAATACGAGAGTGTGATGCAAGATGTTGTCAAAAGAAGTGGGCTGAATAAGAGCATATTCTATGATCTTAGGGGTAACCATGACAACTTTGGTGTTCCCGCTGTTGGTTCATCTACTGATTTCTTCTCCAAGTATAGCATCAATGGACAGATGGGAAGGAAAGGAAATGTTAACGCCATTACTGTTGAG ACTAGCGAACGTAAACATCTGTTTGTTGGTGTTGACACCACAATGCATATTGGATTACGTGGCCCGACAAATCTCTTTGGGCATCCAACTGATGAGCTTTTGAGCTCACTCGACTCACACCTATCGCAATGGGATAACCAGTCAGCAAAACCTGTGGCAAAAATATCGTTTGGGCATTTCCCGTTGTCATTCACAGCGCTGTCACGTTCTCAAAAGAGCCTTAAAGATGTTTTTCTGAAGCACTCCATCTCAGCTTATTTGTGTGGCCATCTACACACAAAGTTTGGCAAGAATCTTAAAAGACATCATCACTCTGGTGGTATCAGTTTATCAGATAATGACTTGTTTCAGCTGAATATGAGGCAGAGTAGTGCTGAAAGTACTTCCAACTGCTCATTTGGAGCCTTGCCAGCTGCAGACTTCTGGGAATGGGAGATGGGTGACTGGAGAAAAAGCAGGGCAATGCGGATCATGGCCATTGATAGGGGCCATGTTTCATACGTTGATCTTGACTTCAAGTCAAGATCTCAGAAGACTATCATATTACCGACCTTTCCGTTGGATTCACGTTTTATGTCAACATCCTTTGCACGTCACAAATATGAATGCCAACATATGATCTCATCATCCTATGACACAATAAGAGCCATTGTGTTTTCTCATTCCCTGGTTGTGGAAGTTGTAGCTAAAGTTTATGACTCGAGCCCTGGATTTGACAATCTGGTCATGGAAGCTCCAATGAGAAAACAAGGAGGTGACACTTCTTCCGGGGCAACATTCTTTTCAGTTCCATGGAATTATAGGGCCTTTGAAGATCCCTTGCCTGATAGATTTTGGCTGCAGATAGAAGTCACTGACATCAGAGGCAGATTAACTTTATCAGAAATGCGACCATTTTCTATCAATGGTCTAAGCTCTAAAGTCTCATGGACATGGAATGAGTTTCGTGTCATGGGATGCCAATATGCGGCATTATATTACCCGATTCTTTGGTCTGCTCTATATATGTTGTTACTCGTATTTCTTGTCCCCAAATGCATGATCATAGTTTTCAAGAAGCAGTACACTCTCAAGAAGTTTATTGCGAAGAAGGGACCAATTACACTTGTACTGTGGATTCTCCAAGACCTCTGCAGAATGCCTGTGGTATGGTTCGGTTACACGGCATACCTGTTGTATCTCATATTCTTTCCTTGGTTCTCTGGTGAAGTGTTTACTGATTCGGGGAACAGAACATACATGACTATTATGGGATGGGTGGTCAGTAGCTCAGGCGCAGATAAGAAACATGAATACATTGGACAACCCGATGTAATGGTTCTG GTGATACCACATGTGATCTTTGTTGTTATCCCCAGTGTCGTGGTTGTGTGTTGTCTGGTTGCCGAGAGAGAAATGTACAAAGATCACATTCGTACCGTCTCTGGCAAGAAAGAGGATGACCATGTCCATGACTggggaaggaagaagagatcacaACGCCGGTCGCTGCTGTTCTCTAACAGAAGACTGTTTCGAAAATCGCTTTTGGTGGCTTCGTTGGCTCTATATTGGAAACATTTCAAG AATTGCTGGGCTATAGCTAGAGCATATGAGATGAATGTGGTTCATTATCCAGGTTACAGCCTTGTAGTTCCTTTATTGCTACTCTATGTTATCTGGAAAACACATAAAGTTCCATGA